The stretch of DNA GAATCATCCTGATCTTCTATTGCCGGATGCAGGATCCCTTCTGCTGCTGAGCGAACTTGGGCAGCTCGCGCTGTTGCCCTTGATCGGCCGGCAGCTGGTGCTGGTCGACCTGGTGCGGATGGACCTCATGCGCCGTTCGCCCAAGCTGGCGGATCCCGTGCTGGGCTGGCTCAAGGCACAGGGCGAACGGGTGCGGGTTGATACAACTTCAAGCGGCGAGATGCTGCGACGGCTCTGGACCTATGAGCCGGAGTATTGGCCCTTGGATAGCGGCCTGATCGCGATCGCCGAATGGCTGGCCAACGCCACGCTGGAGGCCGATATCGAGTTGCTGATACTGACCGAAACTCCTCGCCTGCATGAGGTTGCCGGCATGCGCGGGCCGGATGCTGATATCGATGTCATCGGCATCAGCGGTCTGCTCAAGCTGGCTGAGGCACGCGGGCTCGTCACATCGGCAGCGGCCATACTCGGGGGCCATATACTCAGGCATCAACGCACGCGGCGCCGCCGGTCCTGACGCTCTTCCTCACTGGCGCTCATCGTTGTGGCGGCGACCGCTAAATCCTGGTGCGCCATGCCGACCCGCAGGAAGGCGACGCGTAACGCTGGTTCGGGCCCTGCAGTGCCCCCAATTTGCTTAGAAGATGCCGGTCAGCTGGACGTTGTCGACGCTGATCCCGAGGCGCTTGTAGAGGGCATCGTAGCGTGGATCCTGCGGCGCGTAGGCAGTGTCGGGATGGCTACCATCGGTGCCGACGATCCGAACCCATTCCTTCTGGCCATGGCAAACGCCATCGTCATTCTCACGCATGCAGCTGACATCGAGCAGGACATAGGTTTTACCTTGCGTGCTGGTCAGGCAAGCCCAGGAGACGACTGCAGCGGCGAGCGCCTTCTGCCGGCCGATCGCGATCATGCCCGCTTTCGGATCGACCTGCAGGGAAACGGACTTGTGGGCTGGTGTTCCGCTCAGCATGATTTTCTGTGCGAGCCAGGCGAAGTCGTCGTTTGGCGGCACATGCGGATCGGTGGTTGAGGTCGCTGTGACTGTCGCCGGCCCACAGCTCAATGTGCTGGTGACGGTCTTTGGCGCGGCAATCGCGGTTGCTGACAGCGTCGTGCAGATGGCCGCGACAGGAAGCGTGATTTTCACCGTCTAGCTCCACTGGCTGCGGCTGATGACTTATCGTGCGTGCAGGAGATCAAATATGTCTCATAGCGGTTCTTTGCCGCTTGCACCGAGACCTGGTTCTGCCCGGCGCCAGGAAGCGAGGACCACTCCAGCCGCAGCAGCCTGAAAGCCTCATCCAAGGTAGCGCGGCCCCCACAGACAGCTACCTGAGCATGGCGTCTACCGATCTTCCACCAAGCCAGCTTGTCCTGGCTGGCGGAGCAGCTTCAGGAAGGCCTGAACCTTTGGGTCGCTGATCGTGCACAACACAGCCGATGCCATGATCATTGTCCTCGTCACGCTATCTCGGCTGCATCATTCTCGAACGTACGACGCCCCCGCCGTTGCCATCGAGCCTTTAGATGTTGCGGATCCTCTTCCTCACGCCCATGCAGCTGATCGGCCACGTCGAGTAGCGCACCGAGCAGAGTCGCTCGATCATCCTCCAGCAGCTCCACTAAACCAGCCTTTTGCACCAATCCGCCAAGCTCGATCAGCTGGCGGGTACGGGCACGTCGGTCCTGCACCCACTGGCGGGTATCGTCACGGGTTCGCGCTCGCTCGAGCCGGGTCTGCATGATGGTCAGGCGCCTAAGCTGCGCTGCCGTTGCCTGTGCTTGCTGGAGCAGGGTTGCCGGACTTCGACTGCTTCCCCCGCTTGCCCCCTGTTTGAAACAAGGTCTCACCACGTTCGGTCCACCTCGCGATGGCTTCCGGCTGCTTCTTGCTCTGCTCAAGGGCTGCCATCAGTGCACCGGCAAAAGCCTCCAAGGGGAGGGCGTCAGCACCGACCATCTGGGCGATCTCGCCGAGCTGGATGGTCTTCTGGGACTTGACCTTCTTAGCGCGCTCCATAAGCGTTTGGAGTTCAGCGTCGTAATCACGGGGCTTGCGGGCCATGGTCTTCTCCAGCTGCCGTTTGGCATCCGTAGCCTACCGGCGCCCTGGTCATCCCGTAAATATGGGAACGTCGCTAACCCCGTCATTTCTGTGACCGAAGCACAGCGAAGGTCAGTCAGGAAATGCGCGCTTATACGTCACTGCGTGACGTGCGCTGAGAGTCGTGCCAAACTCCGGCCGCATGGCCATCTACCACTTCAGCGCCAAGATCATCAGCCGCGGCGGTGGGCGCAGCGCGATCGCGGCTGCTGCCTACCGTGCAACTGAAATGCTTGACGACCACCTGACCAGCCAGGTGCACGACTACACCGCCAAGCAAGGCGTAGCGCATTCGGAGATCCTGCTTCCCGCCGGCGCACCGGCCCGGTTCCTGGACCGCTCGGTGCTGTGGAACGAGGTCGAGGCCAAGGAGCGGCGCAAGGACTCACAATTGGCCCGCGAC from Lichenicola cladoniae encodes:
- a CDS encoding conjugal transfer protein TraD, with product MQTRLERARTRDDTRQWVQDRRARTRQLIELGGLVQKAGLVELLEDDRATLLGALLDVADQLHGREEEDPQHLKARWQRRGRRTFENDAAEIA
- a CDS encoding conjugal transfer protein TraD, with amino-acid sequence MARKPRDYDAELQTLMERAKKVKSQKTIQLGEIAQMVGADALPLEAFAGALMAALEQSKKQPEAIARWTERGETLFQTGGKRGKQSKSGNPAPASTGNGSAA